In the genome of Erinaceus europaeus chromosome 8, mEriEur2.1, whole genome shotgun sequence, one region contains:
- the LOC103112891 gene encoding olfactory receptor 2F1-like: protein MQRDNLTWVSEFILTGLSKDKQMQAGLFVLFGAAYLLTLVGNGLIVLLIAVDARLHLPMYFFLGHLSLVDICYTSSGVPQMLAHFLLDQKTISFRRCGIQLFFSLGLGGTEFLLLAAMAYDRYVAVCDPLHYVVTLTPGRCAALAGASWSVGLANSAVETWVTMRLPTCGRRVLNHVACETLALVRLACVDISLNQVVIVVSSVVVLLVPCGMVALSYAHIVAAILRIRSRGGRRKAFGTCASHLVVVSMAYGMALVTYLQPRATASAEQDKVVVLFYAVVTPMLNPLIYSLRNKDMKAALTRLLGSSPGP, encoded by the coding sequence ATGCAGAGGGACAACCTGACCTGGGTGAGTGAGTTCATCCTCACAGGCCTCTCCAAGGACAAGCAGATGCAGGCGGGCCTCTTTGTCCTCTTTGGGGCCGCCTACCTGCTGACCCTTGTGGGCAACGGCCTCATCGTCCTCCTCATCGCAGTGGATGCCCGCCTGCACCTGCCTATGTACTTCTTCCTCGGCCACCTGTCGCTGGTGGACATCTGCTACACTTCCAGCGGGGTACCCCAGATGCTGGCCCACTTCCTGCTGGACCAGAAGACCATCTCCTTCCGCCGCTGTGGGATCCAGCTCTTCTTCTCACTGGGGCTGGGGGGCACCGAGTTCCTGCTGCTGGCGGCCATGGCTTATGACCGCTACGTGGCCGTGTGCGACCCCCTGCACTATGTGGTGACCTTGACCCCCGGGCGCTGTGCAGCTCTGGCAGGGGCATCCTGGTCAGTGGGCCTGGCCAATTCCGCCGTGGAGACGTGGGTCACCATGCGGCTGCCCACCTGTGGGCGCAGGGTGTTGAACCACGTGGCCTGCGAGACGCTGGCGCTGGTACGGCTGGCCTGCGTGGACATCAGCCTCAACCAGGTTGTGATCGTGGTGTCCAGTGTGGTGGTGCTGCTGGTGCcctgtggcatggtggcactgtcTTATGCCCACATTGTGGCGGCCATACTGCGCATCCGCTCCCGCGGGGGCCGCCGCAAAGCCTTTGGCACCTGCGCCTCGCACCTGGTGGTGGTGTCCATGGCGTACGGGATGGCGCTAGTCACCTACCTGCAGCCGCGAGCCACCGCCTCGGCCGAGCAGGACAAGGTGGTGGTGCTCTTCTATGCCGTGGTCACCCCCATGCTGAACCCCCTCATCTACAGCCTGCGGAACAAGGACATGAAGGCAGCCCTGACCCGCCTGCTGGGGAGCAGCCCTGGCCCCTGA